The Dendropsophus ebraccatus isolate aDenEbr1 chromosome 3, aDenEbr1.pat, whole genome shotgun sequence genome includes a region encoding these proteins:
- the PALM gene encoding paralemmin-1 isoform X2: MEITESQSQQDRLQMIAEKRRRQVEIENKRRQLEDDRRQLQHLKSKALRERWLLEGAPASTPEEDEATKKQMQEDELKTRELEESIQRLENEIELLETGMSNASTKESLASEPENQEVARADKATVNTARDLTISQSPAKKTDSPDMMRAAMYSVEITVEKDRITGETKVLSSNTVLPQEHPLQGVKVYEDAQKVVHAVRSEVAAPNDTVHQLSSTEVEDLIHKAEEATLTEVSLTSDEKTTIQRASPRKEIPGVQARPPETSPGPEQPVTMIFMGYQNVEDENETKKVLGLEEAITAELVVIGDGDPQPTADGDVPEKAQHPPNGAPVEPPSKSEKPETNDTAAPKSGEQDLTMKKQRCKCCSVM; the protein is encoded by the exons GATCACTGAATCCCAAAGTCAGCAGGACAGACTGCAGATGATAGCG gaAAAAAGACGGCGTCAGGTAGAAATTGAAAACAAAAGGCGTCAACTAGAAGATGATCGAAGACAGTTGCAGCATCTCaaa TCTAAAGCTCTAAGGGAACGCTGGCTTCTTGAGGGGGCTCCTGCTTCCACGCCTGAAGAAGATGAAGCAACAAAGAAACAGATGCAGGAAGATGAGTTGAAAACGCGGGAGCTAGAAGAAAGTATTCAGAG GCTGGAAAATGAGATTGAGCTACTGGAGACTGGCATGTCTAACGCATCCACTAAAGAGAGCTTAGCTTCAGAGCCTGAGAATCAAGAGGTGGCTAGAGCAGACAAG GCAACAGTGAACACTGCCAGGG ATCTGACGATTTCTCAGTCTCCGGCTAAGAAAACAGATAGTCCAGATATGATGAGAGCAG CAATGTACTCTGTGGAGATTACAGTAGAGAAGGACAGAATCACAGGGGAGACTAAGGTCCTCTCTAGCAACACTGTGCTCCCTCAAGAGCACCCCCTGCAGGGGGTCAAGGTGTATGAAGATGCACAGAAAG TTGTACATGCAGTGAGATCAGAGGTTGCAGCTCCTAATGATACAGTCCACCAACTCAGTTCAACAGAGGTGGAAGATCTGATTCACAAAGCAGAGGAAGCAACTCTTACTGAAGTCTCTTTGACATCAGATGAAAAGACCACAATCCAAAGAGCATCTCCTCGAAAGGAAATCCCTGGTGTACAGGCCCGACCTCCTGAGACTTCTCCAGGCCCAGAGCAACCAGTAACCATGATTTTTATGGGATACCAGAATGTGGAAGACGAGAATGAAACAAAAAAGGTCCTGGGTTTAGAAGAGGCCATCACTGCTGAACTGGTTGTTATTGGTGATGGAGACCCTCAGCCAACTGCTGATGGAGATGTACCAGAAAAGGCACAGCACCCCCCTAATGGTGCTCCTGTAGAACCTCCCAGCAAGAGTGAGAAGCCAGAGACcaatgacacagcagcacccaagAGCGGAGAGCAGGATCTGACTATGAAGAAACAGAGGTGCAAGTGCTGTAGTGTCATGTAA
- the PALM gene encoding paralemmin-1 isoform X3: protein MQELSQGITESQSQQDRLQMIAEKRRRQVEIENKRRQLEDDRRQLQHLKSKALRERWLLEGAPASTPEEDEATKKQMQEDELKTRELEESIQRLENEIELLETGMSNASTKESLASEPENQEVARADKATVNTARDLTISQSPAKKTDSPDMMRAVVHAVRSEVAAPNDTVHQLSSTEVEDLIHKAEEATLTEVSLTSDEKTTIQRASPRKEIPGVQARPPETSPGPEQPVTMIFMGYQNVEDENETKKVLGLEEAITAELVVIGDGDPQPTADGDVPEKAQHPPNGAPVEPPSKSEKPETNDTAAPKSGEQDLTMKKQRCKCCSVM from the exons GATCACTGAATCCCAAAGTCAGCAGGACAGACTGCAGATGATAGCG gaAAAAAGACGGCGTCAGGTAGAAATTGAAAACAAAAGGCGTCAACTAGAAGATGATCGAAGACAGTTGCAGCATCTCaaa TCTAAAGCTCTAAGGGAACGCTGGCTTCTTGAGGGGGCTCCTGCTTCCACGCCTGAAGAAGATGAAGCAACAAAGAAACAGATGCAGGAAGATGAGTTGAAAACGCGGGAGCTAGAAGAAAGTATTCAGAG GCTGGAAAATGAGATTGAGCTACTGGAGACTGGCATGTCTAACGCATCCACTAAAGAGAGCTTAGCTTCAGAGCCTGAGAATCAAGAGGTGGCTAGAGCAGACAAG GCAACAGTGAACACTGCCAGGG ATCTGACGATTTCTCAGTCTCCGGCTAAGAAAACAGATAGTCCAGATATGATGAGAGCAG TTGTACATGCAGTGAGATCAGAGGTTGCAGCTCCTAATGATACAGTCCACCAACTCAGTTCAACAGAGGTGGAAGATCTGATTCACAAAGCAGAGGAAGCAACTCTTACTGAAGTCTCTTTGACATCAGATGAAAAGACCACAATCCAAAGAGCATCTCCTCGAAAGGAAATCCCTGGTGTACAGGCCCGACCTCCTGAGACTTCTCCAGGCCCAGAGCAACCAGTAACCATGATTTTTATGGGATACCAGAATGTGGAAGACGAGAATGAAACAAAAAAGGTCCTGGGTTTAGAAGAGGCCATCACTGCTGAACTGGTTGTTATTGGTGATGGAGACCCTCAGCCAACTGCTGATGGAGATGTACCAGAAAAGGCACAGCACCCCCCTAATGGTGCTCCTGTAGAACCTCCCAGCAAGAGTGAGAAGCCAGAGACcaatgacacagcagcacccaagAGCGGAGAGCAGGATCTGACTATGAAGAAACAGAGGTGCAAGTGCTGTAGTGTCATGTAA
- the PALM gene encoding paralemmin-1 isoform X1 — MQELSQGITESQSQQDRLQMIAEKRRRQVEIENKRRQLEDDRRQLQHLKSKALRERWLLEGAPASTPEEDEATKKQMQEDELKTRELEESIQRLENEIELLETGMSNASTKESLASEPENQEVARADKATVNTARDLTISQSPAKKTDSPDMMRAAMYSVEITVEKDRITGETKVLSSNTVLPQEHPLQGVKVYEDAQKVVHAVRSEVAAPNDTVHQLSSTEVEDLIHKAEEATLTEVSLTSDEKTTIQRASPRKEIPGVQARPPETSPGPEQPVTMIFMGYQNVEDENETKKVLGLEEAITAELVVIGDGDPQPTADGDVPEKAQHPPNGAPVEPPSKSEKPETNDTAAPKSGEQDLTMKKQRCKCCSVM; from the exons GATCACTGAATCCCAAAGTCAGCAGGACAGACTGCAGATGATAGCG gaAAAAAGACGGCGTCAGGTAGAAATTGAAAACAAAAGGCGTCAACTAGAAGATGATCGAAGACAGTTGCAGCATCTCaaa TCTAAAGCTCTAAGGGAACGCTGGCTTCTTGAGGGGGCTCCTGCTTCCACGCCTGAAGAAGATGAAGCAACAAAGAAACAGATGCAGGAAGATGAGTTGAAAACGCGGGAGCTAGAAGAAAGTATTCAGAG GCTGGAAAATGAGATTGAGCTACTGGAGACTGGCATGTCTAACGCATCCACTAAAGAGAGCTTAGCTTCAGAGCCTGAGAATCAAGAGGTGGCTAGAGCAGACAAG GCAACAGTGAACACTGCCAGGG ATCTGACGATTTCTCAGTCTCCGGCTAAGAAAACAGATAGTCCAGATATGATGAGAGCAG CAATGTACTCTGTGGAGATTACAGTAGAGAAGGACAGAATCACAGGGGAGACTAAGGTCCTCTCTAGCAACACTGTGCTCCCTCAAGAGCACCCCCTGCAGGGGGTCAAGGTGTATGAAGATGCACAGAAAG TTGTACATGCAGTGAGATCAGAGGTTGCAGCTCCTAATGATACAGTCCACCAACTCAGTTCAACAGAGGTGGAAGATCTGATTCACAAAGCAGAGGAAGCAACTCTTACTGAAGTCTCTTTGACATCAGATGAAAAGACCACAATCCAAAGAGCATCTCCTCGAAAGGAAATCCCTGGTGTACAGGCCCGACCTCCTGAGACTTCTCCAGGCCCAGAGCAACCAGTAACCATGATTTTTATGGGATACCAGAATGTGGAAGACGAGAATGAAACAAAAAAGGTCCTGGGTTTAGAAGAGGCCATCACTGCTGAACTGGTTGTTATTGGTGATGGAGACCCTCAGCCAACTGCTGATGGAGATGTACCAGAAAAGGCACAGCACCCCCCTAATGGTGCTCCTGTAGAACCTCCCAGCAAGAGTGAGAAGCCAGAGACcaatgacacagcagcacccaagAGCGGAGAGCAGGATCTGACTATGAAGAAACAGAGGTGCAAGTGCTGTAGTGTCATGTAA